Proteins encoded in a region of the Salipiger sp. CCB-MM3 genome:
- the hflC gene encoding protease modulator HflC, with protein sequence MRKSTYVLPVIVVLAVIALSSIFVVDEREKALVLQFGQIKSVKEEPGLAFKVPLIQEVVKYDDRILSLDTDTIEVTPSDDRRLVVDAFARYRIADVVRFRQAVGVGGLRTAEDRLSGILNAQIREVLGADQVTSDVILSEDRRGLTNRIRDQARQQALSLGLDVVDVRLKQTNLPSQNLEATFARMRAEREREAADEIARGNEAAQRVRALADRTVVETQSEANRDADIIRGEADAESNGIYAEAYGADPEFFGFYRSLQAYRKALPGENSSIVMTPTGEFFDYFRNQGEATPAPLAESSEEGEDSAAAAPAAPSTSGSTATGSSTSGSATTGATATE encoded by the coding sequence ATGCGCAAGTCGACTTATGTGCTGCCGGTGATCGTCGTTCTGGCGGTGATTGCCCTCTCGTCGATCTTCGTGGTGGACGAGCGCGAGAAGGCTCTCGTGCTGCAGTTCGGCCAGATCAAATCGGTCAAGGAAGAGCCCGGGCTCGCCTTCAAAGTGCCGCTGATCCAGGAAGTGGTGAAATACGACGACCGCATCCTGTCGCTCGACACCGACACCATCGAGGTGACGCCGTCGGATGACCGCCGCCTCGTTGTGGACGCCTTCGCGCGCTACCGCATCGCCGATGTGGTGCGCTTCCGTCAGGCCGTGGGCGTGGGCGGTCTGCGCACCGCCGAGGACCGCCTGTCGGGCATCCTCAACGCGCAGATCCGCGAAGTTCTGGGTGCCGATCAGGTAACCTCGGACGTCATCCTGTCGGAAGACCGTCGCGGGCTGACCAACCGCATTCGCGACCAGGCGCGCCAACAGGCGCTGTCTCTGGGCCTTGATGTGGTGGACGTGCGTCTCAAGCAGACCAACCTGCCGTCGCAGAACCTCGAAGCGACCTTCGCCCGGATGCGCGCCGAGCGGGAACGGGAAGCCGCCGACGAGATCGCCCGTGGTAACGAGGCCGCGCAGCGCGTGCGCGCGCTGGCCGACCGGACCGTGGTCGAGACTCAATCGGAAGCTAACCGCGATGCCGACATCATCCGCGGTGAGGCCGACGCCGAAAGCAACGGCATCTATGCCGAGGCCTATGGCGCCGATCCCGAGTTCTTTGGCTTCTACCGGTCGCTGCAGGCTTACCGCAAAGCGCTGCCGGGCGAGAATTCCTCGATCGTCATGACCCCGACCGGCGAGTTCTTCGACTATTTCCGCAATCAGGGTGAGGCCACTCCGGCACCGCTCGCGGAAAGCTCGGAAGAGGGCGAGGATTCCGCTGCGGCGGCGCCTGCGGCCCCCTCTACTTCGGGCAGCACGGCCACCGGTTCTTCCACCAGTGGAAGCGCCACCACCGGCGCCACCGCCACCGAGTGA
- a CDS encoding L-serine ammonia-lyase, with protein sequence MFLSVFEMFKVGIGPSSSHTMGPMVAAGRFLDRLRAAPFAAHGLRGSLHGSLAFTGVGHATDRATILGLAGFLPETFDAEAAEAALAEINETGMVHPEGLAPLKFDPAKDLRFDYDRNLPGHANGMILMATDAQGDVIAQETYYSVGGGFVLTEDELSSGEDKDHGPAVPYPFKTAAEMLEMAATSGLGIAEMKRRNELSRRPAAELDAGLLRISEVMMGCLERGLEGGGILPGGLNVKRRAGNIHEQLQAERGRNLTAPHVINDWMSCYAMAVNEENAAGGQVVTAPTNGAAGVVPAVLRYWLDFVPGAASSRIPEFLLTAAAIGGLVKYNASISGAEAGCQAEVGSASAMAAAGLCAVMGGTPAQIENAAEIALEHHLGMTCDPVKGLVQVPCIERNGLGAIKAVSAASLSMRGDGTHLVSLDACIETMRQTGRDMGHEYKETSLGGLAVNVPNC encoded by the coding sequence ATGTTTCTGTCCGTCTTCGAGATGTTCAAGGTCGGGATCGGCCCGTCATCCTCGCACACGATGGGGCCGATGGTGGCGGCCGGGCGCTTTCTCGACCGGCTGCGCGCCGCGCCTTTCGCCGCCCATGGGCTGCGCGGCTCGCTGCATGGCTCGCTGGCGTTCACCGGCGTCGGCCATGCCACCGACCGCGCCACCATCCTCGGGCTGGCGGGCTTCCTGCCCGAGACCTTCGATGCCGAGGCCGCCGAGGCCGCGCTGGCGGAGATCAACGAGACCGGCATGGTGCATCCCGAAGGGCTGGCACCGCTGAAGTTCGACCCCGCCAAAGACCTGCGCTTCGACTACGACCGCAATCTGCCCGGCCATGCCAACGGCATGATCCTGATGGCCACCGACGCGCAGGGCGACGTGATCGCGCAAGAGACGTATTATTCCGTCGGCGGCGGGTTTGTGCTGACCGAGGACGAGCTGAGCTCGGGAGAGGACAAGGACCACGGCCCGGCCGTGCCCTACCCCTTCAAGACCGCCGCCGAAATGCTTGAGATGGCCGCGACCTCCGGCCTCGGCATCGCGGAAATGAAGCGCCGCAACGAGCTGTCGCGCCGCCCCGCCGCCGAGCTTGATGCCGGGCTGCTGCGCATCTCGGAGGTGATGATGGGCTGTCTCGAACGCGGGCTGGAAGGCGGCGGCATCCTGCCCGGCGGGCTGAACGTGAAGCGCCGCGCGGGCAATATCCACGAGCAGCTGCAGGCCGAGCGTGGCCGCAATCTCACTGCGCCGCATGTGATCAACGACTGGATGAGCTGCTACGCCATGGCGGTCAACGAAGAGAACGCCGCTGGCGGACAGGTGGTCACCGCGCCCACCAATGGCGCGGCGGGCGTGGTGCCCGCGGTGCTGCGCTATTGGCTCGACTTCGTGCCCGGCGCCGCCTCCTCGCGCATCCCCGAGTTCTTGCTAACCGCGGCGGCGATCGGCGGGCTGGTGAAATACAACGCCTCGATCTCCGGCGCCGAGGCGGGCTGTCAGGCCGAGGTGGGCAGCGCCTCGGCGATGGCCGCCGCCGGGCTCTGCGCCGTCATGGGCGGCACGCCTGCACAGATCGAAAACGCCGCCGAGATCGCGCTGGAGCATCACCTCGGCATGACCTGCGATCCGGTGAAGGGCCTCGTGCAGGTGCCGTGCATCGAGCGCAACGGGCTGGGCGCGATCAAGGCGGTCTCTGCCGCCTCGCTGTCGATGCGCGGCGACGGCACGCATCTTGTCTCGCTCGACGCCTGTATCGAGACGATGCGCCAGACCGGGCGCGACATGGGCCACGAGTACAAGGAAACCTCGCTCGGCGGGCTGGCGGTGAACGTGCCCAACTGCTGA
- a CDS encoding GNAT family N-acetyltransferase, with translation MSDVTTGVEIRALGLAEAQSHLAALAEVLQACVADGASVGFVMPFSLAEAEGFWRGLLPEVGTGGRLLFGAFLEGRLVGTGSLVPAGMPNQTHRAEVSKMLVHPAFRRRGIARALMQALLERSKQMGRDLVTLDTRSGDAAQHLYSSCGFLPAGEIPEYALAPEGGARRDATLFMYRLG, from the coding sequence ATGAGCGATGTGACCACCGGGGTGGAGATCCGCGCGCTGGGGCTGGCAGAGGCGCAGAGCCATCTGGCCGCTCTCGCCGAGGTCTTGCAGGCCTGCGTCGCCGATGGTGCCAGCGTCGGCTTCGTGATGCCATTTTCTTTGGCCGAGGCAGAGGGGTTCTGGCGGGGCCTGCTGCCCGAGGTCGGCACTGGCGGGCGTCTGCTCTTTGGTGCGTTCCTTGAGGGGCGTCTGGTCGGGACCGGATCGCTTGTGCCCGCGGGGATGCCGAACCAGACCCACCGCGCCGAAGTGTCGAAGATGCTGGTGCACCCGGCGTTCCGCCGCCGCGGCATCGCGCGGGCGCTGATGCAGGCGCTGCTGGAACGGTCCAAGCAGATGGGCCGCGATCTGGTGACGCTGGACACGCGCAGCGGCGACGCGGCGCAGCATCTCTATTCCAGTTGCGGCTTTCTGCCCGCGGGAGAAATTCCCGAATATGCGCTTGCGCCCGAGGGCGGCGCGCGGCGCGATGCGACGCTGTTCATGTACCGGCTGGGCTGA
- a CDS encoding sulfotransferase family protein, with product MARSSSRDYPEFYLVGAAKAGAETLGTWLAQHPEVFLPENRAPRYFTHSGNDPRPTAGPYDRETLATAVTDAAEYLALYAGRGAAMRGDASPCYLAHCEAASRIAEARPDARIVITLRDPVARAFAHYADYRVQGLDPSPSFEEALAAEPQRLASGWSAWHGYAQQSHYVTQLQRYLDAFPREQILFLSYEALRETPAKVWEQLCAHLGLAPAAIDLAPAAAPEPSQPGTVQRLLDRALPGRTAPAPALSERTRRALAGRYLSEHAPLRRMTGLALESWSTPTG from the coding sequence ATGGCACGCTCTTCTTCGAGAGACTACCCGGAATTCTACCTCGTCGGCGCGGCGAAAGCCGGGGCCGAGACGCTGGGCACTTGGCTGGCGCAGCACCCGGAGGTCTTTCTGCCCGAGAACCGCGCGCCGAGATACTTTACCCATTCGGGCAATGATCCGCGTCCGACCGCCGGCCCCTACGACCGCGAGACACTGGCGACCGCGGTGACTGATGCGGCGGAGTACCTCGCGCTATACGCCGGGCGCGGCGCGGCGATGCGCGGCGATGCCTCGCCCTGCTACCTTGCCCATTGCGAGGCCGCCAGCCGCATCGCCGAGGCCCGTCCCGACGCGCGGATCGTCATCACCCTGCGCGACCCTGTGGCCCGCGCCTTCGCGCATTATGCGGATTACCGCGTGCAGGGGCTCGACCCCAGCCCCAGCTTCGAAGAGGCGCTGGCCGCCGAGCCGCAGCGCCTCGCCAGCGGCTGGAGCGCGTGGCACGGCTACGCGCAACAAAGCCACTACGTAACGCAGCTTCAGCGCTATCTCGACGCCTTCCCCCGCGAGCAGATCCTGTTCCTGAGCTATGAGGCGCTGCGCGAGACGCCCGCCAAGGTATGGGAGCAGCTGTGCGCCCACCTCGGGCTCGCGCCCGCCGCGATTGACCTCGCCCCCGCCGCCGCGCCCGAGCCGTCCCAGCCCGGAACCGTGCAGCGCCTGCTCGACCGCGCCCTGCCCGGGCGCACGGCCCCCGCGCCAGCGCTCAGCGAGCGCACCCGCCGCGCCTTGGCGGGGCGCTATCTGTCGGAACATGCGCCGCTGCGCAGGATGACCGGGCTGGCGCTGGAAAGCTGGTCGACGCCGACCGGCTGA
- a CDS encoding FAD-dependent oxidoreductase codes for MSDFDFDLFVIGGGSGGVRAARVAAGETGAKVALAEEDRYGGTCVIRGCVPKKLMVFASEYGTVAEDAKGYGWDIAEGSFNWGSFRERLNNELDRLEGIYRNLLKNSGVTSYDARAKVKDAHTVELSTGETITAKHILVATGGRPMRPEIPNAELGLVSDDIFHLEDLPSSILIVGGGYIACEFACILNGLGVEVTQYYRGAQVLRGFDEQARGLIAESMVENGVQLHCGTDIVEMRLATAEDLEEHEIAGVPMGARMQEMLADHSGGKPGDGPVWVKASNGDVKVFDKVFFATGRLPNTDDMGLEEAGVKLGRKGEILVDDYSATDVPSIYAIGDVTDRVNLTPVAIREGMAFVETVFKDNPTKVDHELIPSAVFTQPEFGTVGLSEEEAAEQEPIEVYATSFRPMQTAFAGRPDRVMMKLVVSKETRKVLGCHIVAPNAGEMIQLAGIAVKMGATKEDFDRTVAVHPTMSEEIVTLKSPVRTA; via the coding sequence ATGAGCGATTTTGACTTTGATCTCTTTGTGATCGGCGGCGGTTCGGGCGGCGTGCGTGCGGCCCGCGTTGCGGCGGGCGAGACCGGCGCCAAAGTGGCCCTCGCCGAAGAGGACCGTTATGGCGGCACCTGCGTCATCCGCGGCTGCGTTCCCAAGAAACTGATGGTCTTCGCGTCCGAATACGGCACGGTTGCCGAGGACGCCAAGGGCTATGGCTGGGACATCGCGGAGGGCAGCTTCAACTGGGGCAGCTTCCGCGAGCGGCTCAACAACGAGCTGGACCGGCTCGAAGGCATCTACCGCAACCTGCTGAAGAACTCGGGCGTCACCTCCTATGATGCGCGGGCCAAGGTGAAGGACGCGCATACGGTCGAGCTGTCGACTGGCGAGACGATCACCGCCAAGCACATCCTCGTCGCCACCGGCGGCCGCCCGATGCGCCCCGAGATCCCCAATGCCGAGCTGGGTCTGGTGTCGGACGATATTTTCCATCTCGAGGATCTGCCAAGCTCGATCCTGATCGTCGGCGGCGGCTATATCGCCTGCGAGTTTGCCTGCATTCTCAACGGGCTTGGCGTCGAGGTGACGCAATACTACCGCGGCGCGCAGGTGCTGCGCGGCTTTGACGAGCAGGCCCGCGGCCTGATCGCCGAGAGCATGGTGGAAAACGGCGTGCAGCTGCACTGCGGCACCGACATCGTTGAAATGCGCCTCGCCACCGCCGAGGATCTCGAAGAGCATGAGATCGCCGGCGTGCCCATGGGCGCACGGATGCAGGAAATGCTGGCCGATCACAGCGGCGGCAAGCCCGGCGACGGCCCGGTCTGGGTCAAGGCGTCGAACGGCGACGTGAAGGTCTTTGACAAGGTGTTCTTCGCCACCGGCCGTCTGCCCAACACCGACGACATGGGGCTCGAAGAGGCTGGCGTGAAGCTGGGCCGCAAGGGCGAGATTCTGGTGGATGACTACAGCGCCACGGATGTGCCCTCGATCTACGCCATCGGCGATGTCACCGACCGGGTGAACCTCACCCCGGTGGCGATCCGCGAGGGCATGGCCTTCGTCGAGACGGTGTTCAAGGACAACCCCACCAAGGTCGATCACGAGCTGATCCCCTCGGCGGTCTTCACCCAGCCCGAGTTCGGCACGGTGGGCCTGTCCGAGGAAGAGGCGGCCGAGCAGGAGCCGATCGAGGTCTATGCCACCTCGTTCCGCCCGATGCAGACCGCCTTTGCCGGTCGGCCAGACCGGGTGATGATGAAGCTGGTCGTCTCGAAGGAGACCCGCAAGGTGCTGGGCTGCCATATCGTCGCACCCAACGCCGGGGAAATGATCCAGCTGGCGGGGATTGCCGTAAAGATGGGGGCGACGAAAGAGGATTTCGATCGTACCGTGGCAGTGCACCCGACCATGTCGGAAGAGATCGTGACGCTGAAGTCCCCGGTGCGCACCGCTTGA
- the rpiA gene encoding ribose-5-phosphate isomerase RpiA codes for MSDQLSASDLAKFVCARRAADFVEDGMRVGLGTGSTAAWLVRSLGKRVREDGLKIRAVPTSSRTADLARQVGIEVISLDEAGWLDLTIDGADEFDPALNLIKGGGGAHLQEKIVACASDRMVVIADAAKDVATLGAFPLPLEVIPFGGASTRKLVERALADMDVDGRETTLRMAGEQPFITDEGNHVLDLHLKRIGDPRALSLAINQIPGVVENGLFLGICDTVVIGHADGRAELRGGEAGESTVDLSEAQTLL; via the coding sequence ATGTCCGACCAGCTTTCGGCCAGCGATCTGGCCAAATTCGTATGCGCCCGCCGTGCGGCGGATTTCGTCGAGGACGGCATGCGCGTCGGTCTCGGCACCGGCTCCACCGCCGCTTGGCTGGTGCGCAGCCTTGGCAAGCGGGTGCGCGAGGACGGGCTGAAAATCCGTGCCGTGCCGACCTCCAGCCGCACCGCGGATCTGGCGCGTCAGGTGGGCATCGAGGTGATCAGCCTCGACGAGGCCGGCTGGCTCGATCTGACCATCGACGGCGCCGATGAGTTCGACCCGGCGCTGAACCTGATCAAGGGCGGTGGCGGCGCGCATCTGCAAGAGAAGATCGTCGCCTGCGCCTCCGACCGCATGGTGGTGATCGCCGATGCGGCCAAGGATGTGGCGACGCTGGGGGCCTTCCCGCTGCCGCTCGAAGTGATCCCCTTCGGCGGCGCCTCGACCCGTAAACTGGTCGAGCGCGCGCTGGCAGACATGGATGTGGACGGGCGCGAAACCACCCTGCGCATGGCGGGCGAGCAGCCCTTCATCACCGATGAGGGCAACCATGTGCTCGACCTGCACCTGAAGCGCATCGGCGATCCGCGCGCGCTGTCGCTGGCGATCAACCAGATCCCCGGCGTGGTGGAGAACGGCCTCTTCCTCGGCATCTGCGACACGGTGGTGATCGGCCATGCCGATGGCCGCGCCGAGCTGCGCGGCGGCGAAGCGGGCGAGAGCACGGTCGATCTCAGCGAGGCCCAGACGCTGCTCTGA
- the hflK gene encoding FtsH protease activity modulator HflK — protein MAGHGGGPWGGGGNQGGGRPPSGGGGNNNGGRRPEDPQIPEIDELMKKGQERLRVLMGGRGGNNGGRTGGTGGGSGGPKFNRSTVALIALVAVGVWGWMSFYTVRPEEQSVELFLGKYSSTGNPGLNFAPWPFVTHEVVNVTSERTETIGNGRDSADSLMLTTDANIVDIEFQVVWNINDPAKLLFNIRDPQLTVQAVSEATMREIIAASNLAPILNRDRGIIADTAREEIQATLDEYESGINIVRINLDTADPPREVIDAFREVQAAEQERDRLERQADAYANRVVAEARGEAAQIREEAEGYRAQVVNEALGEASRFSAVREEYAKAPEVTRRRLYLETMENVLGGVDKTILDEGVTGEGGVVPYLPLNELNRSRTTTEGGN, from the coding sequence ATGGCAGGACACGGCGGCGGCCCCTGGGGCGGCGGTGGCAATCAGGGTGGCGGCAGGCCGCCCAGCGGTGGCGGAGGCAACAACAACGGTGGCCGACGTCCTGAGGATCCGCAGATCCCCGAGATCGACGAGCTGATGAAGAAGGGCCAGGAGCGGCTGCGCGTGCTGATGGGCGGGCGCGGCGGCAACAACGGCGGGCGCACCGGTGGCACCGGTGGCGGCTCGGGCGGGCCCAAGTTCAACCGCAGCACCGTGGCCCTGATCGCGCTGGTCGCGGTTGGTGTCTGGGGTTGGATGAGCTTCTACACCGTCCGGCCCGAAGAACAGTCGGTGGAGCTTTTCCTCGGCAAATATTCCTCGACCGGCAATCCCGGCCTGAACTTCGCACCTTGGCCCTTCGTCACCCATGAGGTGGTGAATGTGACCTCGGAGCGGACCGAGACCATCGGCAATGGGCGTGATTCGGCGGACAGCCTGATGCTGACCACCGATGCCAACATCGTCGACATCGAGTTTCAGGTGGTCTGGAACATCAACGATCCGGCGAAACTGCTGTTCAACATCCGCGACCCGCAGCTGACCGTGCAGGCGGTCTCCGAGGCGACGATGCGCGAGATCATCGCGGCCAGCAACCTCGCCCCGATCCTCAACCGCGATCGCGGCATCATTGCAGACACCGCGCGCGAAGAGATTCAGGCGACGCTGGACGAGTATGAGAGCGGCATCAACATCGTGCGGATCAACCTCGACACCGCCGATCCACCCCGCGAGGTGATCGACGCCTTCCGCGAGGTGCAGGCCGCCGAGCAGGAGCGTGACCGCCTCGAACGTCAGGCCGATGCCTACGCCAACCGCGTGGTCGCCGAGGCCCGGGGTGAAGCGGCGCAGATCCGAGAAGAGGCCGAAGGCTATCGTGCGCAAGTGGTCAACGAGGCGCTGGGTGAAGCCAGCCGTTTCTCTGCCGTGCGCGAGGAATATGCCAAGGCCCCCGAGGTCACCCGTCGCCGTCTCTACCTCGAAACGATGGAGAACGTGCTGGGCGGGGTCGACAAGACGATCCTCGACGAGGGCGTGACCGGCGAGGGCGGCGTTGTGCCTTACCTGCCGCTCAACGAGCTGAACCGCAGCCGAACCACCACAGAGGGAGGTAACTGA